Proteins encoded in a region of the Haloglomus salinum genome:
- a CDS encoding cation:proton antiporter domain-containing protein, with the protein MSAAIELISVVVTIMGLGVASQVLADRLQVPSVVFLILAGVLVGPEGLGVITPSVFGETLQAIVGLSVAIIVFEGAFHLRIERLRGAQRETLLLVTLGAFVSLVGTAVVVRYALGAPWDVAILIGSLLIATGPTVITPIMNVVPVRERVASTLETEGVVNDVTAAILAIVTFEYVLLGSQGPLALVGEFALRFGLGIAVGGTIAAGLWYVLRHGTQAVENAPQNARLMVLVSSLAMYGVAEVLGARFGASEAGIAAVATGGFVLGNTDIPYRDTIEQFKGDVSLLVIAFVFITLASLLSLRDLLSLGVGGIVAVVVIAVIVRPLGVLLSTGGGRLTTPERLFISALGPRGIIPASVATLFALELQATNQTAATTLVGTVFLVIFATVVIEGGLARHIAQALDVIPMRAIIIGGGRVGRELAQRLEERGEEVVLIERDEQECERLRERGFTVHKGDGTRQEVLERAGVGNARIVAASTQDDDVNLLIGQLAKNTYDIETVVARVNEPSNLDAFEDLDVEAISTSMSVAWSMDNVIERPGISKWMTELDRDGDVQEVEVTSEDHAGKTVATLGEELPEGCHLALISRDETNRLPEADDTIELGDHLTFIGRRSAVREAIDYCTS; encoded by the coding sequence ATGAGCGCCGCCATCGAACTCATCAGCGTCGTCGTGACGATAATGGGGTTGGGCGTCGCCTCGCAGGTCCTCGCGGACCGGTTGCAGGTACCGAGCGTGGTGTTCCTCATCCTGGCGGGCGTCCTCGTCGGGCCGGAGGGACTCGGCGTCATCACCCCGTCGGTCTTCGGGGAGACCCTCCAGGCCATCGTCGGACTGAGCGTCGCCATCATCGTGTTCGAGGGGGCGTTCCACCTGCGAATCGAGCGGCTCAGGGGAGCCCAGCGGGAGACGCTCCTGCTGGTCACGCTCGGCGCGTTCGTCTCGCTGGTCGGCACGGCCGTCGTCGTCCGGTACGCGCTGGGCGCGCCGTGGGACGTGGCCATTCTCATCGGGTCGCTGCTCATCGCGACGGGCCCGACGGTCATCACGCCCATCATGAACGTCGTTCCCGTCCGCGAGCGGGTGGCCTCGACGCTCGAGACCGAGGGGGTCGTCAACGACGTCACGGCCGCCATCCTGGCCATCGTCACCTTCGAGTACGTCCTCCTCGGGTCGCAGGGGCCCCTGGCGCTCGTCGGCGAGTTCGCGCTCCGGTTCGGCCTCGGCATCGCCGTCGGCGGGACCATCGCCGCAGGCCTGTGGTACGTCCTCCGGCACGGCACGCAGGCGGTGGAGAACGCTCCGCAGAACGCGCGGCTCATGGTGCTGGTCTCGTCGCTGGCGATGTACGGCGTCGCGGAGGTGCTGGGCGCGCGGTTCGGCGCCTCCGAAGCCGGCATCGCGGCGGTCGCGACCGGCGGGTTCGTGCTCGGCAACACGGACATCCCCTATCGAGACACCATCGAGCAGTTCAAGGGCGACGTCTCGTTGCTGGTCATCGCGTTCGTGTTCATCACGCTCGCGTCGCTGCTCTCGCTGCGGGACCTGCTCTCGCTGGGCGTCGGCGGAATCGTCGCCGTCGTCGTCATCGCGGTCATCGTCCGGCCGCTGGGGGTGCTGCTCAGCACCGGCGGCGGCCGGCTGACGACCCCCGAACGGCTGTTCATCAGCGCGCTGGGTCCGCGGGGAATCATCCCGGCCAGCGTCGCGACCCTCTTCGCACTGGAACTCCAGGCGACGAACCAGACGGCGGCGACGACGCTCGTCGGCACCGTCTTCCTCGTCATCTTCGCCACCGTCGTGATTGAAGGCGGCCTGGCCCGTCACATCGCGCAGGCGCTCGACGTGATACCAATGCGTGCCATCATCATCGGCGGCGGCCGGGTCGGTCGCGAACTCGCACAGCGGCTCGAGGAGCGCGGCGAGGAGGTCGTCCTCATCGAGCGGGACGAGCAGGAATGCGAGCGGCTCAGGGAGAGGGGATTCACCGTCCACAAGGGCGACGGGACACGGCAGGAGGTGCTGGAGCGGGCCGGCGTCGGGAACGCTCGCATCGTCGCGGCGTCGACCCAGGACGACGACGTGAACCTCCTCATCGGGCAGCTCGCGAAGAACACGTACGACATCGAGACGGTCGTCGCCCGCGTGAACGAGCCGTCCAACCTCGACGCGTTCGAGGACCTGGACGTCGAGGCCATCTCCACCTCGATGTCGGTCGCGTGGTCGATGGACAACGTCATCGAACGGCCGGGCATCTCGAAGTGGATGACCGAACTCGACCGCGACGGCGACGTCCAGGAGGTCGAGGTCACCTCCGAGGACCACGCCGGGAAAACGGTCGCGACGCTGGGTGAGGAGCTCCCCGAGGGGTGCCACCTGGCGCTCATCAGTCGCGACGAGACCAACCGACTCCCCGAGGCCGACGACACCATCGAGCTGGGCGACCACCTGACGTTCATCGGCCGGCGGTCGGCCGTCCGGGAGGCCATCGACTACTGTACCAGCTGA
- a CDS encoding peroxiredoxin: MLEPGDPAPDVSAPNQHGEPVTPEWAGVTVVYFYPEDETPGCTVEAQQFTTEAESYADAGVTVYGVSTDDVESHADFAEAEGVAFDLLADPEEDVCEAFGVPRITGRAKRTTFVVVDGEVERVYEGVDPDGHARDLLLDLLDDGVVDL; this comes from the coding sequence ATGCTCGAACCGGGCGACCCGGCACCTGACGTGAGTGCGCCCAACCAGCACGGCGAGCCCGTCACTCCCGAGTGGGCGGGCGTGACGGTCGTCTACTTCTACCCCGAGGACGAGACGCCCGGCTGCACGGTCGAGGCCCAGCAGTTCACGACCGAGGCCGAGAGCTACGCCGACGCCGGCGTGACGGTGTACGGCGTCTCCACCGACGACGTGGAGAGTCACGCCGACTTCGCCGAGGCCGAGGGTGTCGCCTTCGACCTGCTGGCCGACCCCGAGGAGGACGTGTGCGAGGCGTTCGGTGTCCCCCGCATCACCGGCCGCGCGAAGCGGACCACGTTCGTCGTCGTCGACGGCGAGGTCGAACGTGTCTACGAGGGCGTCGACCCGGATGGCCACGCCCGCGACCTCCTGCTCGACCTGCTGGACGACGGCGTCGTCGACCTGTAG
- a CDS encoding aminopeptidase, whose product MDSRIREHAEILVDDCAEVEAGDQVAIVAHPAAEDLVVAVAELVGERGGVVSTSLGTARTRRAHKLAADEETLSQENEMARSKYEAADAVVQIRGERNLNETSDVPPEKNATSSKANQAVQEALLDSRWVLTQWPSSGYAQKAEMSTEAYEEFVWNAVNKDWNAVREHQAQLVELLDPAEEVRIVSGDTTDVRMSVAGNHAKNDADDNNMPGGEVFTAPVVDSVEGEVLFDKPVLIQGREVLDVRLVFEGGEVVEHEATKNEALLTSLLETDEGSSRLGELGIGMNRDIDRFTSNMLFDEKMGDTVHMAIGRAYEETVGEDNECNESTVHEDMIVDMSEDSRIEFDGEVVQEDGTFVFEPGFED is encoded by the coding sequence ATGGACTCCCGAATCAGGGAACACGCGGAGATACTCGTCGACGACTGCGCCGAGGTCGAGGCCGGCGATCAGGTCGCCATCGTGGCCCACCCGGCCGCCGAGGACCTCGTGGTCGCGGTCGCCGAACTGGTCGGCGAGCGCGGTGGCGTCGTCAGCACCTCGCTCGGGACTGCTCGGACCCGGCGAGCACACAAGCTCGCCGCCGACGAGGAGACCCTCTCGCAGGAGAACGAGATGGCACGCTCGAAGTACGAGGCCGCCGACGCAGTCGTCCAGATCCGTGGCGAGCGGAACCTCAACGAGACGTCCGACGTGCCGCCCGAGAAGAACGCGACGAGCAGCAAGGCCAACCAGGCCGTTCAGGAGGCGTTGCTCGACTCGCGGTGGGTCCTCACGCAGTGGCCCTCGTCGGGGTACGCACAGAAGGCCGAGATGTCGACCGAGGCGTACGAGGAGTTCGTCTGGAACGCCGTCAACAAGGACTGGAACGCGGTCCGCGAGCATCAGGCACAGCTCGTCGAGTTGCTCGACCCTGCCGAGGAGGTCCGTATCGTCTCGGGGGACACCACCGACGTCCGGATGTCCGTCGCCGGCAACCACGCGAAGAACGACGCCGACGACAACAACATGCCCGGCGGCGAGGTGTTCACGGCGCCCGTCGTCGACAGCGTCGAGGGCGAGGTTCTGTTCGACAAGCCGGTCCTCATCCAGGGCCGCGAGGTGCTGGACGTGCGGCTCGTCTTCGAGGGTGGCGAGGTGGTCGAGCACGAGGCGACGAAGAATGAGGCCCTGCTGACGAGCCTGCTGGAGACCGACGAGGGGTCGAGCCGGCTGGGCGAGCTCGGCATCGGGATGAACCGCGACATCGACCGGTTCACCTCGAACATGCTGTTCGACGAGAAGATGGGTGACACTGTCCACATGGCCATCGGCCGCGCGTACGAGGAGACCGTCGGCGAGGACAACGAGTGCAACGAGTCCACCGTCCACGAGGACATGATCGTGGACATGAGCGAGGACTCGCGCATCGAGTTCGACGGCGAGGTGGTCCAGGAGGACGGGACGTTCGTGTTCGAGCCGGGGTTCGAGGACTGA
- a CDS encoding peroxiredoxin translates to MLESGDAAPEVSAPNQHGDTVTLDFSGPTVVYFYPKDFTGGCTIEANDFEEHLPAFEDAGVSVYGVSMDDVESHADFAEEEGVTFELLADPEGEVAAAFGVDTDEGYTDRVTFLLNDGEVVAAYDPELADPAGHAQEVLEDATELAA, encoded by the coding sequence ATGCTCGAATCCGGCGACGCAGCACCCGAGGTCAGCGCACCCAACCAGCACGGCGACACCGTCACCCTCGACTTCTCCGGGCCGACGGTCGTCTACTTCTATCCGAAGGACTTCACGGGTGGCTGCACCATCGAGGCCAACGACTTCGAGGAGCACCTCCCTGCGTTCGAGGACGCCGGCGTCTCCGTCTACGGCGTCTCGATGGACGACGTGGAGAGCCACGCCGACTTCGCCGAAGAGGAGGGTGTCACCTTCGAACTCCTGGCCGACCCCGAGGGCGAGGTGGCCGCCGCGTTCGGCGTCGACACGGACGAGGGTTACACCGACCGCGTCACCTTCCTCCTGAACGACGGCGAGGTCGTCGCGGCGTACGACCCCGAACTGGCCGACCCCGCCGGCCACGCACAGGAGGTACTCGAAGACGCGACGGAACTGGCGGCGTAA
- a CDS encoding DUF7282 domain-containing protein has product MRTDQVGAVLLVATVVLSAMTTGAIAGTMRTGDLGDVAAVDATPSDPNDAESTHTIVVPLGSAAESPGSPFRDVVVDYSVGSPTADVSNVGAGTIERIGIDRGGDDPGTRIDVRANVTTVSGKKDGSALRIATAGDHTLQQGDEVVVVLRPVQNPQNAGTAKVTTTINSQNAADVANGSVTYEYNGANVTFENQSTTGETVTVSSVTLSEGGFVAVQNSSGTSADAIRGSSTYLSAGTHEDVSVQLDPVIENDTELVAQAYTDANGDRRFEYDVSGGEEDFPYRNRDGNLNGSHSAQVTHEAGDTSTATPTPTATPTDEDMTATPTPTATPTDEDMTATPTPTATPTDDSGDDGEITPTPTASDDGDAWESGTLVTPSPTDTDQRGMSTPTTTPTPVMDETATATATTTATPTAADDMGGTSTGGSDETPGGTETGGQAGFGLVVALVALAGAALLVRRSA; this is encoded by the coding sequence ATGCGAACTGACCAGGTTGGAGCGGTGCTGCTCGTTGCGACAGTCGTACTGTCAGCGATGACCACCGGTGCGATCGCCGGGACGATGCGGACCGGCGACCTCGGCGACGTGGCGGCGGTCGACGCGACACCGAGCGACCCGAACGACGCCGAGTCGACACACACGATCGTGGTCCCGCTCGGGAGTGCTGCGGAGAGCCCCGGCTCGCCGTTCCGTGATGTGGTCGTCGATTACTCCGTCGGGTCGCCGACAGCCGATGTCTCGAACGTGGGAGCGGGGACCATCGAACGGATCGGCATCGACCGCGGCGGCGACGACCCCGGAACCCGCATCGACGTGCGTGCGAACGTCACGACAGTCAGCGGGAAGAAGGATGGATCGGCGCTCCGTATCGCCACCGCTGGCGACCACACCCTACAGCAGGGTGACGAGGTGGTCGTCGTGCTCCGTCCGGTGCAGAACCCGCAGAACGCCGGGACCGCGAAGGTCACGACTACCATCAACAGTCAGAACGCCGCGGATGTCGCCAACGGGAGCGTGACCTACGAGTACAACGGCGCGAACGTGACGTTCGAGAACCAGTCCACGACCGGCGAGACGGTCACCGTCTCGTCGGTGACGCTCTCGGAAGGTGGATTCGTCGCCGTCCAGAACAGCAGTGGCACCAGCGCCGACGCGATTCGCGGCTCCTCGACCTATCTCTCCGCCGGGACCCACGAGGACGTGAGCGTCCAGCTCGACCCGGTCATCGAGAACGATACCGAGCTCGTCGCGCAGGCGTACACGGATGCCAACGGCGATCGCCGGTTCGAGTACGACGTCTCCGGCGGCGAGGAGGACTTCCCGTACCGCAACCGGGACGGGAACCTGAACGGGAGCCACTCGGCGCAGGTGACACACGAGGCAGGTGACACCTCGACGGCCACGCCGACGCCCACTGCGACGCCGACCGACGAGGACATGACCGCGACGCCGACGCCTACTGCGACACCGACCGACGAGGACATGACCGCGACGCCGACGCCCACCGCGACGCCGACCGACGACAGCGGTGACGACGGTGAGATAACTCCGACCCCGACTGCCAGCGACGACGGGGATGCCTGGGAGAGCGGCACGCTCGTCACCCCGTCACCGACCGACACTGACCAGAGGGGTATGAGCACCCCGACTACGACGCCGACCCCCGTGATGGACGAGACCGCGACCGCGACTGCGACTACGACGGCTACACCCACCGCTGCCGACGACATGGGCGGGACCAGCACGGGCGGCAGTGACGAGACGCCGGGCGGCACTGAGACCGGCGGTCAGGCCGGGTTCGGTCTCGTCGTGGCCCTCGTTGCACTGGCTGGGGCGGCCCTGCTCGTGCGACGGTCAGCCTGA
- a CDS encoding serpin family protein gives MRERLDPDVDLTRRRAVGLAGLGLASVLGVDTFRGAGGAEVSGPDGRPDTSDEAVDAYARGCTAFGLDLLSELPDGAPNAMVSPLGLSSALAMTWAGARGETERRMAETCHFPLEQGRLHPAVGALQHDLDGRGRGVQHREFPQLWNVNRFSLGLANAFWGQTGYPFADAFRGTLAENYGADLREVDFESSPDAARRRINDWGKRASDGRVDELLGPDAVTELTRFALTNAVALRADWQQSFDPDDTERGEFTRPGGSTVDVPLMHQEGQFTLLREYPDDSEAGVGYRAVELPYVGGDLSMVLVVPERERSLAELEAAIDGGWLQSRFDEFDERDPGKASVTMPKFTFANEFELNGPLKRLGMTTAFDRAAADFGGMTDPPSAADGLHLSHVLQDTYVAVDEEGTVAVAISASLGDQVSGHPSITLDRPFLFCIRDRPTDAVLFLGRVTDPTVKP, from the coding sequence ATGCGCGAGCGTCTCGACCCGGATGTCGACCTGACCCGCCGCCGCGCCGTCGGCCTCGCGGGACTGGGGCTCGCCAGTGTGCTCGGCGTCGACACCTTCCGTGGCGCCGGCGGCGCCGAGGTGAGCGGTCCCGACGGCAGGCCGGACACCAGCGACGAGGCCGTCGACGCGTACGCCCGTGGCTGCACCGCCTTCGGGCTGGACCTCCTCTCGGAACTCCCCGACGGAGCGCCGAACGCGATGGTCTCCCCGCTCGGCCTGTCGAGCGCGCTGGCGATGACGTGGGCGGGCGCCCGCGGCGAGACCGAACGCCGGATGGCCGAGACGTGTCACTTCCCGCTCGAGCAGGGCCGCCTGCATCCCGCCGTCGGCGCCCTCCAGCACGACCTCGACGGCCGCGGCCGGGGTGTTCAGCACCGGGAGTTCCCGCAGCTGTGGAACGTCAACCGGTTCTCGCTGGGGCTGGCGAACGCGTTCTGGGGACAGACGGGTTATCCCTTCGCCGACGCGTTCCGCGGGACACTGGCCGAGAACTACGGCGCTGACCTCCGCGAGGTGGACTTCGAGTCGTCGCCGGACGCCGCCCGCCGGCGCATCAACGACTGGGGGAAACGCGCCTCGGACGGCCGGGTAGACGAACTCCTCGGTCCGGACGCCGTCACCGAGCTCACCAGATTTGCGCTCACCAACGCCGTCGCGCTGCGCGCCGACTGGCAGCAGTCGTTCGACCCCGACGACACCGAGCGCGGCGAGTTCACCCGACCGGGCGGCTCGACCGTCGACGTGCCGCTGATGCACCAGGAGGGGCAGTTCACGCTCCTCCGGGAGTACCCCGACGACTCCGAGGCGGGCGTCGGCTACCGGGCCGTCGAACTCCCGTACGTCGGCGGCGACCTGAGCATGGTGCTGGTCGTCCCGGAGCGCGAACGGTCGCTCGCAGAGCTGGAGGCAGCGATCGACGGCGGGTGGCTGCAGTCACGATTCGACGAGTTCGACGAGCGCGACCCCGGGAAGGCGTCGGTGACGATGCCGAAGTTCACCTTCGCCAACGAGTTCGAGCTGAACGGCCCGCTGAAGCGGCTGGGGATGACGACGGCGTTCGACCGCGCCGCCGCTGATTTCGGCGGGATGACGGACCCGCCGAGCGCCGCCGATGGTCTCCATCTCAGCCACGTCCTGCAGGACACCTACGTCGCGGTCGACGAGGAGGGGACCGTCGCGGTCGCCATCTCCGCGAGTCTCGGTGACCAGGTGTCGGGCCACCCGTCCATCACCCTCGACCGGCCGTTCCTGTTCTGCATCCGCGACCGGCCGACCGACGCCGTGCTGTTCCTCGGCCGGGTGACGGACCCGACCGTGAAGCCGTGA
- a CDS encoding DUF7282 domain-containing protein: MNTTNVGAVLLAVVVVLGATAGASAGTARTGELGSVATVDATPSDPNEAESTHAVVVPLGADAESPGTAFSDVVVDYAVGQPEADVSNVGAGTIERIGIDRGGDDRGTRVDVRANVTTVSGKRDGGAVRIATSGALTLQQGDEVVVVLRPVQNPQDAGSAEVEVTVNSQGVNDTATGTVTYEYNDASVAFANQSTTGETVTVSSVTLSEAGFVAVQNASGARPDEVRGHSDYLPAGTHEDVTVRLETPVERDRELVAQAYTDANANRRFEYDVSGGEEDFPYRTRDGNLMGTDTAQVSHTTDSGGDTGTPTPTATPSDGSGDESTPTATPTPTPTPVDGGDGGDDTATPTPPEETRTGTDDGDGTPTTATPTSTDRTGAGTPTAAPTPVTDGTATPTAVSTGTATASPTPFETTSPTTSPTVADTPTEPPADGTETGGQPGFGTIATLVALVGAALLARRAA, encoded by the coding sequence ATGAACACGACCAATGTGGGAGCGGTGCTGCTCGCCGTGGTCGTCGTCCTCGGGGCGACGGCCGGGGCTTCTGCAGGCACGGCACGAACCGGCGAACTCGGGTCGGTCGCGACGGTGGACGCGACACCGAGCGACCCGAACGAGGCAGAATCGACCCACGCCGTCGTCGTGCCGCTGGGCGCCGACGCCGAGAGTCCCGGCACGGCGTTCAGCGACGTGGTGGTGGACTACGCGGTCGGGCAACCGGAGGCTGACGTCTCCAATGTCGGCGCCGGGACCATCGAGCGCATCGGCATCGACCGCGGCGGCGACGACCGGGGCACCCGCGTTGACGTCCGGGCGAACGTGACGACAGTCAGCGGGAAGCGAGACGGGGGTGCGGTCCGCATCGCCACGAGCGGGGCACTCACGCTCCAGCAGGGTGACGAGGTGGTAGTCGTCCTGCGGCCGGTCCAGAACCCACAGGACGCCGGCAGCGCCGAGGTCGAGGTCACGGTCAACAGTCAGGGCGTCAACGACACCGCCACGGGAACGGTCACCTACGAGTACAACGACGCCAGCGTCGCGTTCGCGAACCAGTCGACGACCGGGGAGACGGTCACCGTCTCGTCGGTGACACTCTCGGAGGCCGGCTTCGTCGCCGTCCAGAACGCCAGCGGTGCCCGGCCGGACGAGGTCCGTGGGCACTCCGACTACCTCCCGGCCGGCACCCACGAGGACGTGACCGTCCGGCTGGAGACGCCGGTCGAACGCGACCGCGAACTCGTCGCGCAGGCGTACACGGACGCCAACGCCAACCGCCGCTTCGAGTACGATGTCTCCGGCGGCGAGGAGGACTTCCCCTACCGGACCCGCGACGGGAACCTGATGGGAACCGACACCGCGCAGGTGAGCCACACGACGGACAGCGGGGGCGACACCGGGACCCCCACGCCGACGGCAACGCCATCGGACGGCAGCGGCGATGAGTCGACGCCGACAGCCACCCCGACGCCGACGCCCACCCCGGTCGACGGCGGTGACGGGGGCGACGACACCGCGACCCCCACGCCGCCCGAGGAGACCCGGACCGGGACCGACGACGGCGACGGGACGCCGACCACGGCCACCCCCACGTCGACCGACCGTACGGGCGCCGGCACCCCGACCGCGGCGCCGACGCCCGTGACCGACGGAACCGCCACGCCGACGGCGGTGAGCACCGGCACGGCGACGGCCTCGCCGACCCCGTTCGAGACGACGAGTCCGACCACCTCGCCGACCGTGGCGGACACGCCGACCGAACCGCCGGCGGACGGGACAGAGACCGGGGGACAGCCCGGCTTCGGTACCATCGCGACCCTCGTCGCGCTGGTCGGCGCTGCACTGCTCGCGCGCCGGGCGGCGTAA
- the leuS gene encoding leucine--tRNA ligase — MSYDPASIEARWRDRWRQEGYYEADPDDDGDATFITVPYPYPSGGMHVGHARTYTVPDVYARYRRLQGDNVLFPIAWHVTGTPIIGAVERLKKGEEEQLSVLRDTYNVPEDTLQDLETPMGFARYFIEEHYKKGMQQLGLSVDWRREFTTNDERYSKFITWQYRTLKERGLLEKGLHPVKYCTNESNPVTTHDLLEGEEAEFQEYTLVRFEDSDGTILPMATLRPETVRGVTNAFVDPDGEYVRAEVDGEEWVVSAQAAEKLRLQDHEVEVVEELGGAELVGERVTNPITEDEVVILPASFVDTDNATGVVMSVPAHSPDDYIALQEAKERADEMTQYGIDPDEVRAIEPIPILTIEGYGEIPARDAVEEYDVSSQEDPALEEATQELYNREFHQGKLIDAYGEYAGETVEDVRERFRDDYKDRGAFGSMQEFTEEVVCRCGGDVEVAKQETWFLRYNDEDWKAKTKRLVEDLDAIPENTREQYTHTVDWLNEWPCIRNYGLGTRLPWDEDFVIEPLSDSTIYMAYYTIAHRLDDIPPEEMDQQFFDTLFYGADAADEPDERALDLREEWDHWYPVDYRVSANDLISNHLTFYLYHHAELFDERNWPEGITIMGMGLLEGQKMSSSKGHVVLPGEAIDEYGADTVRFFLLNSAEPWQDYDWRDEAVSSAHGQLRRFYNRATEVIEQEAPDNQPDLRPIDEWLLSKLQGVIRDSTEALEGFETRTASQAAFYAMEEHLRWYRRRADMDREGARWTLRHVLSQRLRLLAPFTPYLTNELHEKLAGESAETAGWPDVDEAREDPTVEVRESLVESLTDDINDIVDVTGTDPEVVRVYTAADWKRSVFEQVVETGPDVGAVMSEVMSDPDLRERGNEVNQLVQELVEFVREADEDRLAILEAADEADVYADAVDFYEREFDADVRVLDEGADPEDPGDKAGDAVPFRPAIHIE; from the coding sequence ATGAGCTACGACCCCGCCAGTATCGAGGCCCGGTGGCGCGACCGGTGGCGCCAGGAGGGCTACTACGAGGCCGACCCGGACGACGACGGGGACGCGACGTTCATCACCGTCCCGTACCCGTACCCCTCGGGCGGGATGCACGTCGGGCACGCCCGCACGTACACGGTCCCGGACGTGTACGCCCGCTACCGGCGGCTGCAGGGTGACAACGTCCTGTTCCCCATCGCGTGGCACGTCACGGGGACCCCCATCATCGGCGCCGTCGAGCGGCTGAAGAAGGGCGAGGAGGAACAGCTCTCGGTCCTGCGTGACACGTACAACGTCCCCGAGGACACCTTACAGGACCTGGAGACGCCGATGGGCTTCGCCCGCTACTTCATCGAGGAGCACTACAAGAAGGGGATGCAGCAACTGGGGCTCTCGGTCGACTGGCGCCGTGAGTTCACCACCAACGACGAACGCTACTCGAAGTTCATCACCTGGCAGTACCGCACCCTGAAGGAGCGTGGCCTGCTGGAGAAGGGTCTCCACCCGGTCAAGTACTGCACCAACGAGAGCAACCCCGTCACCACGCACGACCTGCTGGAGGGCGAGGAGGCCGAGTTCCAGGAGTACACGCTCGTTCGATTCGAGGACAGTGACGGCACCATCCTGCCGATGGCGACCCTGCGCCCGGAGACGGTGCGCGGAGTCACCAACGCCTTCGTCGACCCGGACGGGGAGTACGTCCGCGCCGAGGTCGACGGCGAGGAGTGGGTCGTCTCGGCGCAGGCCGCCGAGAAGCTGCGCCTGCAGGACCACGAGGTCGAGGTCGTGGAGGAACTGGGCGGCGCCGAACTGGTCGGCGAGCGCGTCACCAACCCCATCACCGAGGACGAGGTCGTCATCCTGCCCGCGTCGTTCGTCGACACGGACAACGCGACGGGCGTCGTGATGAGCGTCCCGGCGCACTCGCCGGACGACTACATCGCCCTGCAGGAGGCCAAGGAGCGCGCCGACGAGATGACCCAGTACGGCATCGACCCGGACGAGGTCCGGGCCATCGAACCCATCCCCATCCTCACCATCGAGGGGTACGGCGAGATTCCCGCCCGCGACGCCGTCGAGGAGTACGACGTGTCCAGCCAGGAGGACCCCGCGCTGGAGGAGGCCACCCAGGAGCTGTACAACCGGGAGTTCCACCAGGGCAAGCTCATCGACGCGTACGGCGAATACGCCGGCGAGACCGTCGAGGACGTACGCGAGCGGTTCCGCGACGACTACAAGGACCGCGGGGCGTTCGGCTCGATGCAGGAGTTCACCGAGGAGGTCGTCTGTCGCTGTGGCGGCGACGTCGAGGTGGCCAAACAGGAGACCTGGTTCCTGCGCTACAACGACGAGGACTGGAAGGCGAAGACCAAACGCCTCGTCGAGGACCTCGACGCCATCCCGGAGAACACGCGCGAGCAGTACACGCACACCGTCGACTGGCTGAACGAGTGGCCCTGCATCCGCAACTACGGGCTGGGCACGCGCCTGCCGTGGGACGAGGACTTCGTCATCGAGCCGCTGAGCGACTCGACCATCTACATGGCCTACTACACCATCGCCCACCGGCTGGACGACATCCCGCCCGAGGAGATGGACCAGCAGTTCTTCGACACGCTGTTCTACGGCGCCGACGCCGCCGACGAGCCCGACGAGCGGGCCCTGGACCTGCGCGAGGAGTGGGACCACTGGTACCCGGTCGACTACCGCGTCTCCGCGAACGACCTCATCTCGAACCACCTGACGTTCTACCTCTACCACCACGCCGAGCTGTTCGACGAACGCAACTGGCCGGAGGGTATCACCATCATGGGGATGGGCCTGCTTGAGGGCCAGAAGATGTCCTCCTCGAAGGGCCACGTGGTCCTGCCCGGCGAGGCCATCGACGAGTACGGGGCCGACACCGTCCGGTTCTTCCTGCTGAACTCCGCGGAGCCGTGGCAGGACTACGACTGGCGCGACGAGGCCGTCTCCTCGGCCCACGGGCAACTGCGCCGGTTCTACAACCGCGCGACGGAGGTCATCGAGCAAGAGGCCCCCGACAACCAGCCCGACCTGCGACCCATCGACGAGTGGCTCCTCTCAAAACTGCAGGGCGTCATCCGCGACTCGACCGAGGCCCTGGAGGGCTTCGAGACCCGGACCGCGAGCCAGGCCGCCTTCTACGCGATGGAGGAGCACCTGCGCTGGTACCGCCGCCGCGCGGACATGGACCGCGAGGGAGCGCGCTGGACGCTCCGGCACGTCCTGAGCCAGCGCCTCCGCCTGCTGGCACCGTTCACGCCGTACCTGACGAACGAACTGCACGAGAAGCTCGCCGGTGAATCGGCCGAGACCGCCGGCTGGCCCGACGTGGACGAGGCCCGCGAGGACCCGACTGTCGAGGTCCGCGAGTCGCTGGTCGAGTCGCTCACCGACGACATCAACGACATCGTCGACGTGACCGGCACGGACCCCGAGGTCGTGCGCGTCTACACCGCCGCGGACTGGAAGCGCTCCGTGTTCGAGCAGGTCGTGGAAACCGGTCCCGATGTCGGCGCGGTGATGTCAGAGGTCATGTCGGACCCGGACCTGCGCGAGCGCGGGAACGAGGTGAACCAGCTGGTGCAGGAGCTGGTCGAGTTCGTCCGCGAGGCCGACGAGGACCGGCTCGCCATCCTGGAGGCGGCAGACGAGGCCGACGTGTACGCCGACGCCGTCGACTTCTACGAGCGCGAGTTCGACGCCGACGTGCGCGTTCTCGACGAGGGCGCCGACCCCGAGGACCCCGGCGACAAGGCCGGTGACGCGGTGCCGTTCCGCCCGGCTATCCACATCGAGTGA